Genomic DNA from Leucobacter triazinivorans:
CGGGAGCAGGTCGGCGACGTCGTCGCCGACTCCCGTTCGGGCAGGGTCGCCGTGTACACCTGGAACATGCACGAGACGCTCGTCGCGCAGGCCCTGCGCAGCGGGTGCAGGGGCTACCTCGACAAGTCGCTGAGCGCCGCCGAGCTCGTTCGGGATCTCGAGCGGATCTGCGCGGGCGAGATCGTCACCTCCCCCGCGCGGGACGCACCCGCAGAGGAGACCGCGGTGTCGAAGGGCGCGTGGCCCGGCCAGCGCGAGGGCCTCAGCGCACGGGAGGCGGAGGTGATCGCGCTGATCACGCAGGGCCTCACCAATCCCGAGATCGCCGCGCAGAGCTTCATCACTCTCAACTCGCTCAAGTCGTACATCCGATCCGCCTACCGCAAGATGGGCGTCGAACGGCGCTCGCAGGCCGTGCGCTGGGGCATCGAGCACGGCATGCTCCCCGGTGCGGGCGACTAGCGGCGACCGCTAGACCGGGTACGGTTCGGCGCGCAGCAGGCGAGCGAGGTGCGCGGCGTTCGCAGCGGCCGTCGCGGTGGCGGCCGCAACGGGTTCCGGGATCGAGTCGAGATCGCGATAGTCCGTCTTCTGCATCGCCTCTCCGTTCCAGTACACAGAGGCCTGGGCGGGAACGGTGAACCCGACGTCGCCGAGCGCTTGCGCGAGGATCGCGGTGATGTGGTGCGCCCCGTCCTCGTTGCCCACGACGACCGGGATAGCGATCTTGTCGAACAGGGTCGGGCGGCCGGCGTCGTCCGTCGCTCCCAGCTCCGCGTCGAGCCGCTCGAGCACCCGCTGCGCCACGCTCGAGTGCTGGCCGAGCCAAGTCGGAGTGACGAGCACGATGATGTCCGCGTCGAGCACGGCGCGCCTGATCGCCGGCCAGGCGTCCCCCTCACCCATGTCTGCCTCGACGCCGGGGAGGATGCGATGGTCCACGGCGCGCAGACTGCGCGAGGACACGTCGTGCCCGGCGAGCGCCGCAAGCACTTGCCCGCCGAGGAGGTCGCCGCTCGAGGGCCGGGGCGCCGGCTTGAGGGTGCAGTTGATCATGAGCGCCGTCAACTCGGGGGCGACCGAGTCATCGGAATCGGAGTGCGCGTCGGTATTCGTCGAGGTGTCCATGCGCCCAGGCTAGGCAGCGTCGCACAGCGCGAGCAGGGGGTTTCGCTCGCGCCCGCACCGCGCTAGGGATCGAAGCGCAGCCGCGAGTCCGACGACCTCTGGCACACGACGCGAATCGCGCCGTCCTGCACGGATGAGCAGGAAGTATACGGGGGCGAGAGCCGGGAAAGTACACCCCGAGGGGTGAGCCTCCTCGCTGCTACGGTCAAGCCAGCAGGGCCGTCCCTGTGCGCTCACGCCCGCTCGGGCGAGCGTCCGGGTATCGACACGAAGGCTCACCTTGGGACTGCTCCTGTATGGAAGATCGCACCGCTACGAATTCGATGACCGAACCTTGGA
This window encodes:
- a CDS encoding flavodoxin family protein, yielding MINCTLKPAPRPSSGDLLGGQVLAALAGHDVSSRSLRAVDHRILPGVEADMGEGDAWPAIRRAVLDADIIVLVTPTWLGQHSSVAQRVLERLDAELGATDDAGRPTLFDKIAIPVVVGNEDGAHHITAILAQALGDVGFTVPAQASVYWNGEAMQKTDYRDLDSIPEPVAAATATAAANAAHLARLLRAEPYPV
- a CDS encoding response regulator transcription factor → MTSPPLRLRLLNDYELVVMGLRTLLAPFRSRVEVVEADVRETADQQVDLTLFDTFGRPGAGREQVGDVVADSRSGRVAVYTWNMHETLVAQALRSGCRGYLDKSLSAAELVRDLERICAGEIVTSPARDAPAEETAVSKGAWPGQREGLSAREAEVIALITQGLTNPEIAAQSFITLNSLKSYIRSAYRKMGVERRSQAVRWGIEHGMLPGAGD